One genomic region from Amaranthus tricolor cultivar Red isolate AtriRed21 chromosome 12, ASM2621246v1, whole genome shotgun sequence encodes:
- the LOC130796841 gene encoding serine/threonine-protein kinase Nek6 has product MENVGEADGVISKMEEYEILEQIGRGAFGTAYLVQHKLESKKKYVLKKIRLAKQTERFKRTAHQEMNIIAKLNNPYVVAYKDAWVEKECYVCIVTSYCEGGDMAETIKKSRGTYFPEEKLCKWLAQLLLALDYLHSNRVLHRDIKCSNIFLTKDHDIRLGDFGLAKLLSKDDLAFSIVGSPNYMCPELLAELPYGYKSDIWSLGCCMFEIAAHQPAFRAPDMAGLVNKINRSTISPLPTIYSPTLKRLIKTMLRKNPEHRPTAAELLRDPHLQPYLAQCHTSPIYLPVKSEVANKTKPNVPRFTSRQSIAKVGKPTKPPSGIPRIARVPKKPLSKAASSSHDSQETKVETKRVDPTSCSDRISKAEEGLRVITNYIEQIKDAELTKSFFNMLSSYHKYDQHSETEKLAIEYLTQILEKLQGVSDKTEDKESIMRASCLTALQEEVVKAETSTHLEQRAEALESLLELCARLLKQERFDELAGILKPFGEEPVSSRETAIWLTKGLMTAGKQDVGP; this is encoded by the exons ATGGAAAATGTGGGTGAAGCTGATGGAGTTATCTCAAAAATGGAAGAGTATGAAATATTAGAACAGATTGGTAGGGGTGCATTTGGAACAGCATATCTTGTTCAACATAAATTGGAGAGTAAGAAAAA GTATGTGTTGAAGAAGATCAGATTGGCTAAGCAGACTGAAAGATTTAAGAGAACTGCTCATCAAGAG ATGAACATAATAGCAAAGCTGAACAATCCTTATGTAGTGGCATATAAAGATGCATGGGTGGAaaag GAATGTTATGTGTGTATTGTGACAAGCTACTGTGAAGGAGGAGACAT GGCTGAAACAATCAAGAAATCTAGAGGGACATATTTTCCAGAAGAG AAACTCTGTAAATGGTTGGCTCAGCTTCTCTTAGCCTTGGATTATCTTCATTCGAATCGCGTATTACACAGAGATATAAAG TGTTCCAACATATTTCTTACCAAAGATCACGATATCAGGCTAG GTGACTTTGGCCTTGCTAAATTGCTGAGTAAAGATGATCTTGCATTTTCG ATTGTAGGCAGTCCAAATTATATGTGCCCTGAACTTCTTGCTGAATTGCCCTATGGCTACAAGTCGGATATATGGTCGTTAGGCTGTTGTATGTTCGAAATTGCCGCACACCAACCTGCATTTCGAGCACCA GACATGGCAGGGCtagtaaacaaaataaatcgGTCTACTATATCCCCGCTCCCAACAATCTATTCTCCGACATT GAAACGTTTGATCAAGACGATGCTTAGAAAGAACCCGGAACATAGACCAACA GCTGCAGAGTTGTTAAGAGATCCTCACTTACAACCATACCTTGCTCAGTGCCACACATCTCCCATTTACCTACCAGTGAAATCTGAAGTTGCAAACAAAACTAAGCCAAATGTTCCTCGCTTCACTAGCAGACAGAGCATAGCCAAGGTTGGAAAGCCAACAAAACCACCAAGCGGTATTCCTAGAATCGCTCGAGTACCCAAGAAACCACTTAGTAAGGCGGCTTCCTCTTCTCATGATTCACAAGAAACTAAAGTCGAGACCAAAAGGGTCGATCCAACAAGTTGTTCAGACCGAATATCCAAAGCCGAGGAAGgcctaagagtcattaccaatTACATTGAACAAATCAAAGATGCTGAATTAACAAAAAGTTTCTTCAACATGTTAAGTTCGTATCACAAGTATGATCAACATTCCGAGACTGAAAAACTGGCTATCGAGTATCTTACTCAAATACTAGAAAAACTACAGGGAGTTTCTGACAAAACCGAGGACAAAGAATCAATCATGAGAGCTAGTTGTTTAACTGCATTACAAGAGGAAGTAGTCAAGGCTGAGACGAGTACACATCTCGAGCAAAGAGCAGAAGCACTAGAGTCACTCCTTGAGCTATGTGCTCGTTTGCTCAAGCAGGAAAGGTTTGATGAACTCGCAGGGATACTAAAGCCGTTTGGTGAAGAACCGGTCTCATCTAGAGAAACCGCTATTTGGCTCACCAAAGGACTGATGACTGCAGGAAAACAGGATGTGGGACCTTAG
- the LOC130796842 gene encoding uncharacterized protein LOC130796842, producing the protein MVKAYKQEHVYKHPWGRVTSASWRKFVDPENKRTLSHILEVDTLNKKLEPETGKLYTTRAITIHAPGPWFIRKMVGQDICHCVESTVVDAQTRSMQLATRNVSMQKFIEVEEKIRYDPHPDNPSAWTLCRQETSIKIKPISALASMAEKVEQRCVEKFLQNSAKGREVMERMCKYLEAESRNISI; encoded by the coding sequence ATGGTTAAGGCCTATAAACAAGAACATGTCTACAAGCACCCATGGGGGAGAGTGACATCTGCATCTTGGCGCAAGTTTGTGGATCCAGAGAACAAACGCACCCTCTCTCACATCCTTGAAGTCGACACATTGAATAAGAAGCTTGAACCTGAAACCGGAAAGCTTTACACCACTAGAGCAATCACTATCCATGCTCCAGGACCATGGTTTATACGCAAGATGGTTGGCCAAGATATATGTCACTGTGTCGAATCTACAGTTGTTGATGCTCAAACACGTTCAATGCAACTTGCTACTCGGAATGTTAGCATGCAGAAGTTTATTGAAGTTGAGGAGAAAATTCGGTATGATCCACATCCTGACAATCCTTCTGCATGGACACTTTGCAGACAAGAGACTAGCATCAAGATAAAGCCGATTTCTGCCCTTGCTTCTATGGCTGAAAAGGTGGAACAGCGATGTGTTGAAAAGTTTTTACAGAACAGTGCCAAGGGTAGGGAGGTTATGGAAAGAATGTGCAAGTATCTTGAAGCTGAATCTCGTAATATTTCCATCTAA